One genomic segment of Salminus brasiliensis chromosome 6, fSalBra1.hap2, whole genome shotgun sequence includes these proteins:
- the samd10a gene encoding sterile alpha motif domain-containing protein 10a has product MAVDAASSFSFCRPAVEYKALPEDFKYQLSRCTGGNLTWHEGRGHKTAGGRTVKLLQQPGTEGVQLRTGDSYSVYHTSPTLPSLSRPVVLWSQQDVCRWLKKHCPHNYLTYVEAFSHHAITGRALLRLNGEKLERMGLVQETLRQELLQQVLQLQVQEEGRNLQLLSRGSFRNLS; this is encoded by the exons ATGGCCGTGGACG CTGCCTCCAGCTTTAGTTTTTGCCGTCCTGCTGTGGAGTATAAGGCTCTTCCAGAGGATTTTAAGTACCAGTTGAGCCGCTGCACCGGTGGAAATCTCACCTGGCACGAGGGCCGCGGGCACAAGACAGCAGGAGGCCGCACTGTCAAGCTGCTGCAGCAGCCCGGAACTGAAGGCGTGCAG cTTCGCACAGGAGACTCATACTCTGTTTACCACACCAGTCCGACTCTTCCTAGCTTGTCCAGACCAGTGGTTCTGTGGTCTCAGCAGGATGTCTGCAGGTGGTTAAAGAAACACTGTCCTCACAACTACTTGACCTATGTGGAGGCCTTTTCCCACCACGCCATTACAG GCCGAGCTCTGCTGAGACTGAACGGCGAGAAGCTGGAGAGAATGGGCCTGGTGCAGGAGACTCTCCGACAGGAGCTTCTTCAGCAGGTGCTGCAGCTTCAAGTGCAGGAGGAGGGCCGCAACCTCCAGCTGCTTAGCCGAG GCTCTTTCAGGAACCTGTCATAG